The genomic interval TTGTGGTCGGGCAGGAAGCCGACGCCGGGGATGCCGAGGCGGTGGACTTCGAGCTGCTGCTTCGGCGTGATCTCGCGCTTGATCCAGACGAAGCCCTTCTTCGAGGACAGCTTGGCGCGCAGCTCCGCCGCGTTCAGCTCGGGCAGCACCGCGGTCAGCAGTTCGACCGCCTCGTCGGTGTCGAAGGTGCGCACCATCCGCTTCGGCTCGGCGAAGACCGAGACGGTGCGGATGTCGGTGGCCAGGATCTCGCCGTTGCGGTCGATGATGTCCGGGCGGATCGTGGTGGTGGCGGCGGCCGCCACCCGGTGCTCGTCGCTGTTGCTCGCAGGCGTCGCCGCCATCACGATCAGCCGCACGCTGATGGTGACGAACACCGCCGTGAAGGCGAGGCCGACCAGTGCCACGCGGGCATGCGAGCGCTCGATGGCGAGACGGAACATGATCCGGGTGAGCCGCGTCAGCGCCGAGACCGGCGGCTCGCTCGCCACCACCCGGTCCGCACCCGGCTCCGGCACGGCGGCGTCAGTCGCGCGCGCGTCCGGCTGCGCGTGCTGCAGGCCCAGTGACGGACCTTCCTGCGACGGATCTTCCTGGGAAGGATCGTGGGACACGGGGACGCTACCTCGAAACCGCGGGCGGGCGGGTGGAGACGGTGCGGGTGGTGACGGAGCCGGTGGTGCGCGGCTCGTCGCGGGCGCTCCCCGGCCTGTCCGTCGGGGTCACGGTCGGAGTCGCCGTGGAGGCGAGCAGGCGGCCGATCTCGTCGCCGCGGTCGGGCCGGTTCGGCAGGTCGGAGAGCCGGGCGAGATGCCCGTTGCCGATCGGCTCCAGGGTGAGATGCCGCTCGACCGCCGCCTGGAGCCGGTCCGGGCGGGTGAGAAGCTGCCATTCGGCGCGCAGCACGGCGATGGCCTGCCGCTCCTTGTGCAGGCCGGTCTTCAGCTTGGAGACCTGACCCGCCTGATAGAGCGTGTCGTACTTGGTCGAGTAGGCGTAGACCGCCGAGCAGATCAGCCCGACGATCGCCAGCACGTTGAGAAGCCGGATCACCGCCGTGGCCCTCGTCCCTGTGGAGCCGGCAGGCTCGCCAGCGTTTCGATGGCGCTCAGAGGCGGCGGCGCGGGTGCGTCGGTCCGCTCGCCGGCGCGTAGCTTGGCCGAACGCGACCGTGGGTTGACGTCCGTTTCCGATTCCGAGGGCAGCACCGGACCCTTGGTCACCAGCTTGAAGCTCTTGGGTGCCGGCCGCTCCACGCCCGGGACGTGCCGGGAGGCTTGCGCCGCCCGGCCGCTGCGGGCCGAGAAGAACTGCTTGACGATGCGGTCCTCCAGCGAATGGAACGTCACCACCGCGAGCCGGCCGCCGGGCTTGAGCACCCGCTCGGCGGCGTGCAGGCCGCGCACCAGTTCGCCGAGTTCGTCGTTCACCGCGATGCGCAGGCCCTGGAAGCTGCGCGTCGCCGGGTGGATCGGGCTGCCGGGCTCGGGCCGGACCACGCTCGCCACGAGGTCGGCGAGTTGCGCCGTGGTCTCGATCGGAGCGCGGCGCCGCGCCTCGACGATGGCACGGGCCACCGCCCGCGAGCGGCGCTCCTCGCCGAAATAGTAGAGGATGTCGGCGAGCGTGGTCTCCTCCTCGCCGTTCACGAGATCGGCCGCCGAGGGCCCCTCCCCGCCCATGCGCATGTCGAGCGGCCCGTCCTGCCGGAACGAGAACCCGCGCTGCGCCTCGTCGATCTGCATTGAGGACACGCCGATATCGAGCACGACCCAGTCGGCCTGCGCCTCGTCCTGATCGGTGATGAGCGTGTCGAGATCGCCGAACCGGCCCTGGACCAGCCGCAGGCGGCCCCCGGAGGCATTCACGAGATCCGCTCCGCCCCGGATCGCGGTGGGATCGCGATCGATGGCGATCACGCGCACCTCCGGCCCGGCATCGAGCAGCGCGCGGGTGTAGCCGCCCGCTCCGAAGGTGCCGTCCACGGCCAGGCCCGGCCGGTCGAGGGAGAGCGCGGCGAGGACCTCGGCGAGCAGGACGGGAACGTGGCGAGCCTGCTCGCCCTTCGGCAACTCGGCTCTCGGCGTACGCGGCGCCCGGCTCATCGGCATCGCCCCACGGCGCTCTCGCGGAATCCGTAGAGAGCTCGGGCGCCACCCGGCGGGGGATGCATCATGGGAGCCTGCTGAATGGACGGACCGCAGGGCGGCCCGAGATGTGGCGACGCCGATCCGCGAGCGGCTCCGGCCATGCGCGCGCAGTCCCGCGAGGCAACCTGAGCGAGTGTTGGCCGATCCAGAACAGGGCGTCAACGGGATGGCGCGGGGTAACATGGGCCCTCGAAACGCGTCAACGAGCTTGACCATGCAGGCAG from Methylobacterium sp. AMS5 carries:
- the rsmH gene encoding 16S rRNA (cytosine(1402)-N(4))-methyltransferase RsmH encodes the protein MSRAPRTPRAELPKGEQARHVPVLLAEVLAALSLDRPGLAVDGTFGAGGYTRALLDAGPEVRVIAIDRDPTAIRGGADLVNASGGRLRLVQGRFGDLDTLITDQDEAQADWVVLDIGVSSMQIDEAQRGFSFRQDGPLDMRMGGEGPSAADLVNGEEETTLADILYYFGEERRSRAVARAIVEARRRAPIETTAQLADLVASVVRPEPGSPIHPATRSFQGLRIAVNDELGELVRGLHAAERVLKPGGRLAVVTFHSLEDRIVKQFFSARSGRAAQASRHVPGVERPAPKSFKLVTKGPVLPSESETDVNPRSRSAKLRAGERTDAPAPPPLSAIETLASLPAPQGRGPRR